In one Dermatophilaceae bacterium Sec6.4 genomic region, the following are encoded:
- a CDS encoding transglycosylase family protein, with amino-acid sequence MRYSPKHAAPKAPSTTGRRTAGVVMVSAATVGGGLAMAGAAQAQSPQNVWDRVATCESGNNWAINTGNGYYGGLQFSASTWNGFGGGRFAGTANGATRDQQIYVAQAVLRTQGPGAWPVCSIRGGLTRANGLAVQVDIGGGTSTPPPKTAPPSRSETRKLVVDGSFGPLTTKAVQRWVGVSQSGSLSWETRTALQRKVGTVADGDIGPKTIYALQTKIGTSHDHSSYLNARTISALQTYLNANLG; translated from the coding sequence TTGCGTTATAGCCCCAAGCACGCTGCCCCCAAGGCGCCGTCCACCACCGGACGTCGCACCGCTGGAGTCGTCATGGTCTCGGCCGCCACCGTCGGTGGCGGCCTGGCGATGGCCGGAGCAGCGCAGGCTCAGTCCCCGCAGAACGTCTGGGACCGCGTCGCCACCTGCGAAAGCGGTAACAACTGGGCGATCAACACCGGCAACGGTTACTACGGCGGGTTGCAGTTCTCCGCCAGCACCTGGAACGGATTCGGCGGCGGCCGGTTCGCCGGCACTGCCAACGGCGCGACGCGCGACCAGCAGATCTACGTGGCACAAGCCGTGCTACGCACCCAGGGCCCCGGCGCCTGGCCGGTATGCAGCATCCGTGGCGGCCTCACGCGCGCCAATGGTCTGGCTGTGCAGGTCGACATCGGTGGCGGCACCAGCACCCCACCGCCGAAGACGGCGCCACCTTCGCGCAGTGAGACCCGCAAACTTGTCGTCGATGGCTCGTTCGGTCCGTTGACGACCAAGGCCGTTCAGCGGTGGGTCGGGGTGTCCCAGAGCGGTTCGTTGTCCTGGGAGACGCGTACCGCCCTGCAGCGCAAGGTCGGAACAGTGGCCGACGGCGACATCGGTCCGAAGACGATCTACGCCCTGCAGACCAAGATCGGAACCTCGCACGACCACTCTTCGTACCTGAACGCACGGACCATCAGCGCGCTGCAGACCTACCTGAACGCGAACCTGGGCTGA
- a CDS encoding prepilin peptidase produces MLTAVVTCAAVLGAAYGEWLRRVLAAGAYRLPGEIGPIPARYWLGPVAALFAALIGWHLGGLERWVVLPAYAVMLAIALPLAAIDLDVHRLPDRLTLSGLPALLLFLALDWDTARMARAVICAGLAGLIFLLLALAVPGGLGLGDVKLAALLGLALGWWGYVAVFQGLASGFVIGGLVSLGLIVARRATRHTHIALGPALLVGALGALLTAT; encoded by the coding sequence ATGCTCACTGCCGTCGTCACCTGCGCCGCGGTGCTGGGAGCGGCGTACGGCGAGTGGCTGCGGCGGGTACTGGCTGCCGGTGCGTATCGACTCCCCGGCGAGATCGGGCCGATTCCTGCGCGCTACTGGCTGGGTCCGGTCGCGGCGTTGTTTGCCGCGCTGATCGGCTGGCATCTGGGCGGTCTCGAACGGTGGGTTGTACTACCCGCGTACGCCGTCATGCTTGCGATCGCACTGCCGTTGGCGGCGATCGACCTTGACGTCCACCGACTTCCCGATCGACTCACGTTGTCGGGGCTCCCGGCGCTGCTGCTGTTCCTCGCCCTGGACTGGGATACCGCGCGGATGGCTCGGGCGGTCATCTGCGCGGGCCTGGCCGGGTTGATTTTCCTGTTGCTGGCGCTCGCGGTGCCGGGTGGGTTGGGCCTGGGGGATGTGAAGTTGGCTGCCCTGCTCGGACTCGCGCTCGGTTGGTGGGGCTATGTCGCTGTGTTCCAGGGACTTGCCTCAGGGTTCGTCATCGGCGGCCTGGTATCGCTCGGGCTGATCGTCGCTCGCCGGGCTACCCGGCACACGCACATCGCGCTTGGCCCGGCGCTGCTGGTCGGCGCGCTCGGAGCACTGCTCACAGCAACGTGA
- a CDS encoding type II toxin-antitoxin system RelE/ParE family toxin, with the protein MSGDPQVWRVEMSATALRSLDRLSAKVAVAVVEFVTVVLPGNPRRMSQPLRYELEGLRVARRGDYRVTSVIDEDDHALRIGRIEHRAHIYMAR; encoded by the coding sequence GTGAGCGGTGACCCCCAGGTGTGGCGGGTGGAAATGTCCGCGACTGCGCTGCGATCGTTGGACCGGTTATCGGCAAAGGTTGCTGTTGCGGTGGTGGAATTTGTGACGGTGGTGCTGCCGGGTAACCCGCGTCGGATGTCGCAACCATTGAGGTATGAGCTGGAAGGTCTGCGCGTCGCGCGGCGTGGGGACTACCGGGTCACATCCGTTATCGATGAGGACGATCACGCGTTACGGATCGGACGCATTGAACACCGCGCGCACATCTATATGGCGCGGTGA
- a CDS encoding excalibur calcium-binding domain-containing protein — protein MRRGSDYENYAAVRAAGDAPIYAGHPGCSRKLDRDGHGHRPGKLTHHLCTSGSAVVRPCWHRRERITAPYRCARGVQCVRSVTRDRPHR, from the coding sequence ATCCGACGCGGGTCTGACTACGAGAACTACGCCGCGGTCCGCGCCGCCGGTGACGCACCCATCTACGCAGGCCACCCGGGATGCTCCCGCAAGCTCGACCGAGACGGTCACGGCCATCGGCCGGGAAAACTGACCCACCACCTCTGCACGTCCGGCTCAGCAGTGGTCAGACCCTGCTGGCACAGGCGAGAGAGAATCACCGCGCCATATAGATGTGCGCGCGGTGTTCAATGCGTCCGATCCGTAACGCGTGATCGTCCTCATCGATAA
- a CDS encoding endonuclease/exonuclease/phosphatase family protein — MRTSDWFYAVLGLAFVVALGSRWLDVTVFGLLPALQATWMIVTGLLLVVGIVLTALRRWRGLVALVPAIVAAALIVGQSIASRPPTASLVSGGAARFAVVSANMKESRADVSDIAARAYLVNADVIILAETDKVAVAQLLSDPRMVGFKYQVAPVGDVIYGTALLSRHPLRSVSSSFGNELLHSFQQPSADVVTPGGVVRLQGVHVFPPVFEAATDWRRGLDLLAARANESKARGPFVMAGDFNASTAHPGFRNLADGFDEATALPKIGLANSWPVAAPFTRLDHILSSGMAVESSDTFSVRGSDHKGVWAIFQAPTSKTGR, encoded by the coding sequence ATGCGTACGAGCGACTGGTTCTATGCGGTCCTCGGCTTGGCCTTCGTGGTGGCTTTGGGTTCCCGATGGCTTGACGTGACGGTATTCGGATTACTTCCGGCGCTGCAGGCGACCTGGATGATCGTGACCGGCCTGCTGCTGGTCGTCGGAATAGTTCTCACAGCGCTTCGCCGCTGGCGAGGGCTTGTCGCGTTGGTGCCGGCGATCGTGGCCGCTGCGCTGATTGTCGGTCAGTCCATCGCGTCGCGCCCGCCAACAGCGTCCCTGGTAAGCGGCGGGGCCGCGAGGTTCGCTGTGGTGTCGGCCAACATGAAGGAATCGCGCGCAGACGTATCCGATATCGCCGCCAGGGCTTACCTGGTCAACGCGGACGTCATCATCCTGGCTGAGACCGACAAGGTCGCGGTCGCGCAACTGTTGAGCGACCCGCGGATGGTCGGTTTCAAATACCAGGTAGCCCCGGTGGGTGACGTGATTTACGGAACCGCGCTGCTGTCGCGGCATCCACTGCGATCCGTGAGTTCTTCCTTCGGCAACGAGTTGCTGCACTCCTTCCAACAGCCGAGCGCCGACGTCGTCACACCTGGCGGCGTCGTCCGACTGCAGGGCGTGCACGTCTTCCCGCCCGTCTTCGAAGCGGCGACCGACTGGAGGCGCGGGCTGGACCTGCTCGCGGCTCGCGCCAACGAGAGCAAGGCTCGCGGGCCCTTCGTGATGGCCGGCGACTTCAACGCCAGCACCGCTCACCCGGGGTTCCGCAACCTCGCCGACGGCTTCGATGAGGCAACCGCCCTGCCCAAAATCGGACTAGCCAACTCGTGGCCCGTCGCGGCGCCCTTCACCCGCCTGGACCACATCCTGTCCTCAGGCATGGCTGTGGAATCCTCCGACACCTTCTCCGTCCGCGGCTCAGACCACAAAGGCGTGTGGGCCATCTTCCAGGCGCCCACATCTAAGACGGGCCGATAA
- a CDS encoding MarR family transcriptional regulator, whose product MSTDEATLGDLVVRTARVLRRSHREALEPYGLSPHQSRAIAAIGRHEGTGLRLSALATELGIAPRSATDVVDALQTQGLVQRTASVIDRRAIDLRLTEEGLRLRRTLDQAHVAISRAHFATLSEQDRDTLAQLLRSALDTTTG is encoded by the coding sequence GTGAGCACGGATGAGGCGACGCTCGGCGATCTGGTGGTACGCACCGCCCGGGTCCTGCGCCGCAGCCACCGGGAGGCCCTGGAGCCCTACGGCCTCTCCCCCCACCAGTCCCGGGCGATAGCCGCCATCGGGCGCCATGAGGGCACCGGGTTGCGGCTGTCTGCGTTGGCCACCGAGCTGGGTATCGCGCCGCGCTCGGCCACCGATGTCGTCGATGCCCTGCAGACGCAAGGCCTGGTGCAGCGCACCGCGAGCGTCATCGATCGACGAGCTATCGACCTACGACTGACCGAAGAGGGCCTCAGGCTCCGGCGCACCCTGGATCAGGCCCATGTCGCGATCAGCCGCGCGCATTTCGCCACGCTGAGTGAGCAGGACCGCGACACTCTCGCGCAACTGCTGCGTAGCGCTCTGGATACGACGACCGGCTGA
- a CDS encoding ABC transporter ATP-binding protein, which yields MTMPTARPGGGRPPSPGQRASLKVSAADAAQLQEYPVGARRVLSLFTPYRTPMLGVAAIIVVSTVLGLASPFILRALIDHAIPQQDVHQLVLLVGAMLAITIVTQALGVVQTYASTRIGQRVMHTLRTRLFTHLQRLPLGFFTRTRGGELQSRITNDINAMQSVVTDTGTSIATNVTSTIGVAAAMVALSWRLSLISLLILPPAIYLTRRVARMRRAIQSRAQRSLADMQTQIEESLSISGVQLAKTLGSGPMLSRRFEQTSLELTEQELQSQMSGRWRIGTMAIIFSAIPAFIYLAAGLPATSGGMTIGTLVAFTALQTSLFRPVMGVLNVGIQITTSMALFSRVFEFLDAPVEIDDPVAPTPSDGQPVRGEKVRGQVLFEAVDFRYTGSDTDALTGIDLQIQAGARVAVVGTTGSGKSTLAALMSRLYDPTGGRVLIDGHDVRDLPLALVAESVGVVSQDTYLLHATIAENLRYAKPDATDGELRDAARAAQVHDLIEALPQGYDTVVGARGYRFSGGEKQRIALARTILRDPPILVLDEATSALDNTTERAVQLALDELSIGRTTLTIAHRLSTVRHADQIVVLDHGRIVQRGRHEELLAQGGRYADLVHAAGTSEDSYLQVPG from the coding sequence ATGACCATGCCCACCGCACGGCCCGGTGGCGGCCGACCGCCGAGTCCCGGCCAACGTGCTTCGCTCAAGGTCAGTGCAGCCGATGCCGCACAGCTGCAGGAGTACCCCGTCGGCGCCCGACGGGTGTTGTCGCTCTTCACGCCGTACCGCACCCCGATGCTCGGGGTCGCCGCGATCATCGTGGTCAGTACCGTGCTCGGACTGGCCAGCCCTTTCATCCTGCGCGCATTGATCGACCATGCGATCCCGCAGCAGGACGTGCACCAGCTGGTGCTGCTCGTCGGCGCGATGCTGGCCATCACGATCGTGACGCAGGCGCTCGGCGTCGTGCAGACCTACGCCTCCACCCGGATCGGTCAACGGGTGATGCACACCCTTCGCACCCGCCTCTTCACCCACCTGCAGCGCCTGCCGCTCGGCTTCTTCACCCGCACCCGTGGGGGTGAGTTGCAGTCGAGAATCACCAATGACATCAACGCAATGCAGTCGGTTGTCACCGACACCGGTACTTCGATCGCCACCAACGTCACCAGCACCATCGGGGTGGCCGCGGCGATGGTCGCCCTGTCCTGGCGACTGTCCCTCATCAGCCTGCTGATCCTGCCGCCCGCGATCTATCTGACCCGGCGCGTCGCGCGGATGCGCAGGGCCATCCAGTCGCGTGCCCAGCGCTCCCTGGCGGACATGCAGACCCAGATCGAGGAGTCGTTGTCGATCTCCGGGGTGCAGTTGGCCAAGACCCTCGGTTCGGGCCCGATGCTGTCCCGCCGTTTCGAGCAGACCTCTCTGGAGCTGACCGAGCAGGAGCTGCAGTCCCAGATGTCCGGCCGCTGGCGGATCGGCACGATGGCCATCATCTTCTCCGCGATCCCGGCCTTCATCTACCTTGCGGCAGGCCTGCCGGCGACCAGTGGCGGTATGACGATCGGCACCCTGGTGGCATTCACCGCGCTGCAGACCTCGCTGTTCAGGCCCGTGATGGGCGTGCTCAATGTCGGCATTCAGATCACCACCTCGATGGCGCTTTTCAGTCGCGTCTTCGAGTTCCTGGACGCGCCGGTCGAGATCGACGATCCGGTTGCGCCCACACCGAGCGACGGGCAGCCGGTGCGCGGGGAAAAGGTACGCGGGCAGGTGCTGTTCGAAGCGGTCGACTTCCGCTACACCGGTTCGGACACCGACGCACTCACCGGCATCGACCTGCAGATTCAGGCCGGGGCACGAGTGGCCGTGGTCGGCACCACCGGCTCGGGCAAGTCGACTCTCGCGGCCCTGATGTCCCGCCTGTACGACCCGACCGGCGGGCGGGTGCTGATCGACGGACATGATGTGCGCGATCTGCCGTTGGCGCTGGTTGCCGAATCGGTCGGCGTCGTCTCGCAGGACACCTATCTGCTGCACGCGACCATCGCGGAGAACCTCCGCTACGCCAAGCCTGACGCCACGGACGGTGAGCTGCGCGATGCCGCCCGTGCCGCGCAGGTCCACGACCTCATCGAGGCGCTCCCGCAGGGTTACGACACCGTCGTCGGTGCTCGCGGATACCGCTTCTCCGGCGGCGAGAAGCAACGGATCGCGCTCGCCCGCACCATCCTGCGCGACCCACCGATCCTGGTGCTCGACGAGGCGACCAGCGCGCTGGACAACACCACCGAACGGGCGGTGCAGCTTGCGCTGGACGAATTGAGCATTGGCCGCACCACCCTCACCATCGCCCATCGGCTGTCCACAGTCCGGCACGCCGACCAGATTGTGGTGCTCGACCACGGGCGGATCGTGCAGCGGGGGCGCCATGAGGAGCTCCTCGCGCAGGGCGGCCGGTACGCCGACCTGGTGCACGCGGCCGGCACGTCCGAGGACTCCTACCTGCAGGTCCCGGGCTGA
- a CDS encoding UbiA family prenyltransferase encodes MAVRSRVSTRGMVLPLLRSAHLGPGLAVTGLTTLLASAARLPPRRVVASAAAVFLGQLSIGWGNDLVDAARDRQVQRADKPVASGQVGIPVVATALAAAFAGTTWTSLRLGRRAAFAHLALGVAPAHAYNLGLKSTPWSWAPYAVAFGALPSVVSQAAPDPKWAPVRITIPAAAIGVCAHVLNALPDLAQDDATGVRGLPHRLGQRRGQQLATGLLGLASIVVVFGPAQPPSVAGWAALAINVGLGTVAWRGTGRDPFRAAVGIALIDAGLLVAGAR; translated from the coding sequence ATGGCAGTTCGGTCTCGGGTCTCCACCCGGGGCATGGTGCTGCCCTTGCTGCGCTCGGCCCACCTCGGGCCAGGACTGGCGGTGACCGGCCTCACCACGCTGCTGGCGTCCGCCGCCCGGCTGCCACCCCGGCGGGTTGTCGCGAGCGCGGCCGCCGTTTTCCTCGGCCAGCTGTCCATCGGGTGGGGCAATGACCTTGTGGATGCCGCGCGTGATCGTCAGGTCCAACGCGCAGACAAGCCGGTCGCTTCGGGGCAGGTGGGCATTCCCGTTGTGGCGACGGCCTTGGCGGCAGCGTTCGCAGGTACCACCTGGACGTCGCTGCGCCTAGGACGGCGTGCTGCGTTTGCGCACCTGGCACTCGGGGTAGCACCGGCTCATGCGTACAACCTCGGTCTCAAGAGCACGCCCTGGTCCTGGGCGCCGTACGCCGTCGCGTTCGGCGCGCTGCCCTCAGTCGTGAGTCAGGCAGCTCCGGATCCGAAGTGGGCGCCCGTCCGGATCACGATCCCGGCGGCCGCGATCGGGGTGTGCGCGCACGTGCTCAATGCGCTGCCCGATCTCGCACAGGACGACGCGACCGGGGTACGGGGGCTGCCGCACCGCCTCGGGCAACGTCGCGGGCAGCAACTCGCCACCGGACTCCTGGGCCTGGCCTCGATCGTGGTCGTCTTCGGACCCGCGCAGCCGCCGTCGGTTGCCGGCTGGGCCGCGCTCGCGATCAATGTCGGTCTCGGCACCGTTGCCTGGCGGGGCACCGGCCGGGATCCTTTTCGCGCTGCCGTCGGCATCGCGCTGATCGACGCTGGTCTACTGGTGGCAGGAGCCCGATGA
- a CDS encoding geranylgeranyl reductase family protein, producing the protein MSTHDLIIVGGGPAGAATALGALQARPGMSVALLDRSEFPRDKTCGDGIAPEVMDLLDEAGAPGIGDGWQPIDRLSMRRGDRVVERTMARSTWVIPREVFDARLHDAAVRAGATPHTHRVSTLSLDGPECAVDDRFSAPLMVGADGVHSVVRRALGLATGPTAFALRGYAPVGEDRSGSQAMAFGMVRQPSYAWSFDRGDGLANVGYGEVQLPGAPRLARPALMEQLEDLLPGSTADGTSWKGAHLPLSGWSFEGSNGRVALTGDAAGMVNPMTGEGIYYAVLTGLIAGRAAAAALDTGDIDHFADDYTAAVRAALGAHLRHSALAAKLCRNGPLLDAGVRAAEDNQQVFDDLVDLGLAGGKITAAVLRNLTRHLIGGALNRTESMR; encoded by the coding sequence ATGAGCACCCACGATCTGATCATCGTCGGGGGCGGCCCGGCAGGAGCCGCGACTGCCCTTGGCGCATTGCAGGCCCGACCGGGTATGTCGGTTGCATTGCTGGATCGCTCCGAGTTCCCCCGCGACAAGACCTGCGGGGACGGCATCGCTCCGGAAGTCATGGATCTCTTGGACGAAGCGGGCGCACCGGGTATCGGCGACGGATGGCAGCCGATCGACCGGTTGTCAATGCGCCGCGGGGACCGGGTCGTGGAGCGCACGATGGCTCGTTCGACCTGGGTCATCCCACGCGAAGTCTTCGACGCCCGGCTGCACGACGCCGCCGTGCGGGCGGGTGCCACGCCGCATACGCACCGCGTCAGCACCCTCAGCCTGGACGGGCCTGAGTGCGCCGTCGATGACCGGTTCAGCGCGCCGCTGATGGTCGGCGCCGACGGGGTGCACTCGGTTGTACGCCGCGCGCTGGGCCTGGCGACCGGACCCACCGCTTTCGCGCTGCGCGGTTACGCACCGGTGGGCGAGGACCGCAGCGGATCGCAGGCGATGGCCTTCGGGATGGTTCGGCAACCCTCCTACGCCTGGTCCTTCGACCGCGGCGACGGCCTGGCGAATGTCGGATACGGCGAGGTCCAGCTGCCGGGTGCGCCTCGACTGGCACGTCCCGCGTTGATGGAGCAGCTGGAGGATCTACTGCCCGGTTCGACCGCTGACGGCACGTCCTGGAAGGGTGCTCACCTCCCGCTGTCCGGGTGGAGCTTCGAAGGCTCCAACGGCCGGGTGGCGTTGACCGGGGACGCCGCCGGGATGGTGAATCCGATGACCGGGGAAGGCATCTACTACGCGGTCCTGACGGGGCTCATCGCCGGCCGCGCAGCAGCGGCCGCCCTGGATACCGGCGATATCGACCACTTCGCAGATGATTACACCGCCGCCGTGCGCGCCGCCCTCGGCGCACACCTGCGGCACAGTGCGCTCGCGGCGAAACTATGCCGCAACGGTCCGCTGTTGGACGCCGGGGTACGCGCGGCAGAGGACAATCAACAGGTCTTTGACGATCTCGTCGACCTCGGCCTCGCGGGCGGCAAGATCACCGCAGCCGTGCTGCGCAACCTGACCCGTCACCTGATCGGTGGCGCCTTGAACCGGACGGAGTCCATGCGATGA
- a CDS encoding 3-oxoacyl-[acyl-carrier-protein] synthase III C-terminal domain-containing protein yields MTVQILSARGALPPHRYPQEQITDAFVRSMVPGTDERLTRRFHGNAGVDYRHTAIPLEQYSELTDFGASNDIFIDVAVQLGSQAVLEALKAAGLEPRDLDVIISATVTGLAVPSLDARIAANIGLRPDVVRMPLVGLGCVAGAAGVARLDDFLRGRPDAVGVLVAVELCSLTLQRTDRSLPNLVASGLFGDGAGAVVAAGSRRAAALADPITREPVQPRILATRSHLYPDSERTMGFDVRSTGLQIVLDANVPNVVREYLGDDVDAFLADHGLTRADIGWYVAHPGGPKVLEAMQDTLGLEREALAVTWDSLARVGNMSSVSVLHVLMDTLADRPPKPDSYGLMIAMGPGFCSELVLLQAPGTAETPAMSETADAAAAPA; encoded by the coding sequence ATGACGGTGCAGATTTTGAGTGCGCGGGGCGCGTTGCCGCCCCACCGCTACCCGCAGGAGCAGATCACCGATGCGTTCGTGCGGTCGATGGTGCCCGGCACGGACGAGCGGCTGACCCGGCGCTTCCACGGCAACGCGGGGGTCGACTACCGGCATACCGCCATTCCCCTGGAGCAGTACTCCGAGCTGACCGATTTCGGTGCCTCCAACGACATCTTCATCGACGTCGCCGTACAACTGGGCTCCCAGGCCGTACTGGAGGCCCTGAAGGCTGCCGGCCTCGAGCCGCGCGACCTCGACGTCATCATCTCCGCGACCGTCACCGGCCTGGCGGTGCCTTCTCTGGACGCTCGGATCGCGGCCAACATCGGGCTGCGACCGGACGTCGTACGGATGCCGCTGGTGGGCCTGGGCTGTGTAGCCGGCGCCGCGGGGGTCGCCCGCCTGGATGACTTCCTGCGCGGTCGCCCGGACGCGGTCGGAGTACTCGTCGCCGTTGAGTTGTGCTCGTTGACGCTGCAGCGCACCGACCGGTCGTTGCCGAACCTGGTCGCCAGTGGTCTTTTCGGCGACGGTGCCGGCGCCGTCGTGGCCGCCGGGTCGCGTCGGGCCGCCGCGCTGGCGGACCCGATCACCCGTGAGCCGGTGCAGCCGCGCATCCTGGCCACCCGCAGCCACCTCTACCCCGACTCCGAGCGCACGATGGGCTTCGACGTGCGTAGTACCGGGCTGCAGATCGTGCTCGATGCGAACGTCCCCAATGTCGTACGGGAATACCTCGGCGATGACGTGGACGCGTTCCTTGCCGACCACGGCCTGACCCGCGCCGACATCGGCTGGTACGTCGCCCACCCGGGCGGCCCCAAGGTGCTCGAAGCGATGCAGGACACCCTCGGCCTCGAGCGCGAGGCGCTCGCGGTCACCTGGGATTCCCTGGCGCGGGTCGGCAACATGTCATCGGTCTCGGTGCTGCATGTGCTGATGGACACCCTCGCCGATCGGCCTCCGAAGCCCGACTCCTACGGTCTGATGATCGCGATGGGCCCGGGATTCTGTTCCGAACTGGTGCTGCTGCAGGCTCCCGGTACGGCCGAAACCCCGGCTATGTCTGAGACAGCCGATGCGGCGGCCGCACCGGCATGA
- a CDS encoding isoprenylcysteine carboxylmethyltransferase family protein — protein sequence MSSEILYTILILLVGFERIAELIVTKRNEAWSMARGGQEYGARHYPPMVVLHTALLAGALIEVWVRRPQTPLWLAIVMLVALVGSQSLRWWCITTLGHRWNTRVIIVPGLAPVTGGPYRFFSHPNYVAVVAEGIALPLIHDAWITAVVFTVLNAWLLTVRIRCENAALATLPAPDREAVAS from the coding sequence ATGAGCAGCGAGATCCTCTACACGATCCTGATTCTGCTCGTCGGGTTCGAACGGATCGCCGAGCTGATCGTCACCAAGCGCAACGAGGCGTGGTCGATGGCCCGCGGCGGACAGGAGTACGGCGCCCGGCACTATCCCCCGATGGTCGTGCTGCACACCGCACTGCTCGCGGGTGCGTTGATCGAGGTGTGGGTGCGCCGCCCACAGACCCCGCTCTGGCTGGCGATCGTGATGCTGGTCGCGCTCGTCGGTTCGCAGTCCTTGCGCTGGTGGTGCATCACCACCCTCGGCCACCGCTGGAACACCCGGGTGATCATCGTGCCCGGCCTGGCCCCGGTGACCGGCGGCCCGTACCGCTTCTTCTCCCACCCCAACTATGTTGCCGTCGTCGCCGAAGGTATCGCGCTGCCGCTGATTCACGACGCATGGATCACCGCAGTGGTCTTCACCGTGCTCAACGCCTGGTTGCTGACCGTGCGGATCCGTTGCGAGAACGCCGCTCTGGCCACGCTGCCCGCGCCGGACCGCGAGGCCGTGGCGTCGTGA
- a CDS encoding FAD-dependent monooxygenase: MIDLLVAGGGPAGLAAALYAARAGLDVQVWEPRAGSIDKACGEGLMPGALAALLDLGVDPDGQQIRGIRYVAGQRHAQADFRAGVGRGVRRVTLHDALRDAVLAAGIVTVQRAVKGITQDDAGVVVDGQRFGHLIAADGLHSPIRRSLGLDRESRGSARFGLRTHFEMEPWSPYVEVHWTTGCEAYVTPISADRVGVAILTSDKGPYADHLARVPAIAERVAGVEHDRIAGAGPLRQRSRARVAGRVLLVGDASGYVDALTGEGIALGVAHARVAVDAIVAGRARDYERAWRLASWRYQALTAGLLHATQVGVVRRAIVPAAGRAPWLFGAAVNALAGSAA, encoded by the coding sequence GTGATCGACCTGCTGGTGGCCGGTGGCGGTCCTGCAGGCCTGGCCGCCGCGTTGTACGCCGCCCGGGCGGGTCTGGACGTACAGGTCTGGGAGCCGCGCGCGGGCAGCATCGACAAGGCGTGCGGTGAAGGGCTGATGCCCGGTGCGCTGGCGGCGTTGCTGGACCTGGGCGTCGATCCGGACGGCCAGCAGATCCGGGGCATCCGCTACGTCGCCGGGCAGCGTCATGCGCAGGCGGACTTCCGGGCCGGCGTAGGTCGCGGGGTGCGCAGGGTCACCCTGCATGATGCGCTGCGTGACGCGGTGCTGGCCGCAGGAATCGTCACCGTGCAGCGAGCCGTCAAGGGCATCACCCAGGACGACGCGGGAGTGGTCGTCGATGGGCAGCGGTTCGGGCACCTCATCGCTGCGGACGGACTGCACTCGCCGATTCGGCGCTCGCTGGGGCTGGACCGCGAATCGCGCGGGTCCGCCCGATTTGGGTTGCGAACGCACTTCGAGATGGAGCCGTGGAGCCCCTATGTGGAGGTGCACTGGACGACAGGGTGCGAGGCCTACGTCACGCCGATCTCAGCCGACCGCGTCGGCGTCGCGATCCTGACGTCGGACAAGGGGCCGTATGCCGACCATCTCGCCCGGGTGCCTGCCATCGCCGAGCGCGTCGCGGGTGTCGAGCACGACAGGATCGCCGGTGCCGGTCCGTTGCGCCAGCGCAGCCGCGCCCGGGTGGCCGGTCGGGTACTGCTGGTCGGTGACGCGTCGGGATATGTCGACGCGTTGACCGGCGAAGGGATCGCGCTGGGAGTCGCGCATGCGCGGGTCGCCGTCGATGCGATCGTGGCCGGGCGGGCCCGCGATTATGAGCGGGCCTGGCGGCTCGCGAGCTGGCGGTACCAGGCCCTCACCGCGGGGTTGTTGCATGCGACGCAGGTCGGCGTCGTACGCCGCGCGATCGTGCCTGCGGCCGGTCGCGCCCCGTGGCTCTTCGGCGCAGCAGTCAATGCGCTCGCCGGCTCCGCAGCCTGA